A stretch of the Vitis riparia cultivar Riparia Gloire de Montpellier isolate 1030 chromosome 13, EGFV_Vit.rip_1.0, whole genome shotgun sequence genome encodes the following:
- the LOC117928001 gene encoding probable pectate lyase 5: MLRNTHIVFICLLGCLCPVITATDLPHQHPNPEAVVLQVQRRLNASLARRGLLGVHENDQVSCLTGNPIDDCWRCDPNWEADRQHLAECGIGFGQHAVGGKGGQVYVVTDHSDSGNPGSLRYAVTKPEPLWIIFSSDMLIKLKRELIVNSYKTIDGRGANVQITGGGCIGLKYVTNVIIHNIQLHHCVPSESDGDGISIMGSRYIWIDHCSLSYCKDGLIDATLGSTAITLSNNYFSHHDKVMLLGRSDGDEMDDGMQVTVAFNRFGEALEQRMPRCRRGYFHVVNNDYTQWGIYAIGGSASPTINSQGNRYTAPPSTNAKEVTRRMDAKDEDWARWNWRTEGDIMVNGAYFVPSGDGLGAQFAMASSVEPKSAGFIDQLTMNAGALPPTSVVGGIPNGQVPNSIPNSQVPNGVPNDPVPNVGGTNGDNGGAGANSGYAGGGAASGSNYGDGGGGAAAGANPGYAGGGAASGSNYGDGDGGAASGSNYGDWNFFGMTHGSGAPRLPPPSTTSVLSAPFVTLFLYFIINYGCCILPL; this comes from the exons ATGCTTCGTAACACCCACATTGTCTTTATATGCCTTCTGGGCTGCCTCTGCCCCGTTATAACAGCCACTGATCTCCCCCATCAACACCCCAATCCTGAAGCTGTGGTTCTACAAGTTCAAAG GAGACTGAATGCGTCTCTTGCAAGGAGGGGCTTACTGGGTGTCCATGAAAATGACCAGGTTTCATGTCTCACCGGCAACCCCATCGATGACTGTTGGAGGTGCGACCCCAATTGGGAGGCTGATCGCCAACATCTGGCCGAATGTGGGATTGGGTTCGGTCAGCACGCAGTTGGTGGCAAAGGTGGTCAAGTCTATGTAGTCACTGACCACTCCGACTCAGGGAATCCGGGTTCGCTCCGATACGCTGTCACCAAACCCGAGCCACTTTGGATTATTTTCTCCAGTGATATGCTGATAAAACTCAAGAGAGAGCTTATAGTAAACAGCTACAAGACTATCGATGGACGAGGCGCAAATGTTCAAATCACGGGCGGTGGCTGCATTGGCCTCAAATACGTTACAAATGTTATCATACACAACATTCAGCTTCATCATTGTGTCCCCTCGGAATCGGACGGTGATGGGATATCCATCATGGGGTCAAGGTACATCTGGATAGACCACTGCTCCCTCTCCTATTGCAAGGATGGCCTGATCGATGCCACATTGGGTTCCACCGCCATCACCCTATCAAACAACTACTTCTCGCATCATGACAAAGTGATGCTCCTGGGTCGAAGCGACGGCGACGAGATGGATGATGGGATGCAAGTGACGGTGGCCTTCAATCGCTTCGGTGAGGCGCTGGAGCAGAGGATGCCAAGGTGCCGGCGGGGGTACTTCCACGTGGTGAATAACGATTACACGCAGTGGGGGATTTACGCCATTGGCGGCAGCGCAAGCCCTACCATTAATAGCCAAGGCAACCGTTACACAGCACCACCGTCCACAAATGCCAAGGAG GTGACGAGGCGTATGGATGCAAAAGATGAAGATTGGGCCCGTTGGAATTGGAGAACAGAGGGAGACATAATGGTGAACGGCGCATACTTTGTGCCCTCTGGCGATGGTTTGGGTGCTCAGTTTGCTATGGCTTCTAGCGTGGAGCCCAAATCTGCAGGCTTCATTGATCAACTCACCATGAATGCCGGTGCCCTTCCTCCCACCAG TGTAGTTGGAGGCATACCAAATGGTCAAGTACCCAATAGCATACCGAATAGTCAAGTACCCAATGGCGTACCAAATGATCCAGTACCCAATGTTGGCGGAACTAACGGGGATAATGGTGGTGCTGGGGCTAATTCCGGTTATGCTGGTGGTGGTGCTGCTTCTGGGTCCAATTatggtgatggtggtggtggtgctgCTGCTGGGGCTAATCCCGGTTATGCTGGTGGTGGTGCTGCTTCTGGGTCCAATtatggtgatggtgatggtggtgCTGCTTCTGGGTCCAATTATGGTGATTGGAATTTCTTTGGAATGACACATGGGAGCGGTGCACCGCGGCTGCCACCTCCATCAACCACCTCCGTTCTTTCAGCTCCTTTTGTTACTTTATTCCTGTACTTTATTATCAACTATGGTTGTTGTATACTACCATTGTAA